The proteins below are encoded in one region of Styela clava chromosome 4, kaStyClav1.hap1.2, whole genome shotgun sequence:
- the LOC120326286 gene encoding TAR DNA-binding protein 43-like, which produces MSVSQRNYNIKQEIYIRIADDENEEAIEIPGESDGTMLLSSVTAQFAGACGLKYRNADTQTMRGVRLVEGTFHPPDGSWGSQLYIVVYPKDNKRKMDDTESQGIRSKRPAQKCSDLIVMGLPWETSVNDLKQYFGQFGELVLAQLKTHPETGKSKGYGFIKFADYEVQKRVTSKRHQIGGRWCDVKIPYSKQQQGQSQLSNRIFVGRVTEDMTDDDLRSYFRQFGEVTDVFVPKPFRPFAFITFDDEDVAASLCGEDHIINGVSVFTSSADPKSKSPAQNQGFNNNMGASGGGASGGFYSSGGGGFDGRNRQMRDHERGGWNRSHGGGSNPMASNSDSGGSFASNSAPSPPSFPGMPGNPNQFNMNLMNPAMLAAALGSWNQMLNGMMGAGGQMPGGATQMPMPPIHGVTSPMSGSGSSGKKQDGSGYSDNWNNNRDNSQKNNGNWQYNPYDI; this is translated from the exons ATGTCTGTCTCACAAAGGAATTACAACATAAAGCAGGAAATATATATACGAATAGCTGATGACGAAAATGAGGAGGCTATAGAAATTCCAGGAGAATCAGATGGCACCATGCTATTGTCCAGCGTTACag CCCAATTTGCTGGGGCATGCGGTCTCAAGTATAGAAATGCTGACACTCAAACAATGAGGGGAGTGCGATTGGTTGAAGGTACATTTCATCCACCAGATGGTTCGTGGGGATCACAACTTTATATTGTTGTTTATCCAAAAG ataataaacgaaagatggatGACACTGAAAGTCAAGGAATCCGCAGTAAAAGGCCGGCACAAAAATGCTCGGACCTAATTGTTATGGGATTACCTTGGGAAACATCTGTCAACgatttgaaacaatattttggaCAATTTGGTGaattagttttggcacaa CTTAAAACTCATCCTGAAACAGGAAAATCGAAAGGATACGGCTTCATAAAATTTGCTGATTATGAGGTTCAAAAGAGAGTTACAAGCAAGCGTCATCAGATAGGAGGAAGGTGGTGTGATGTGAAAATTCCATATTCCAAG CAACAACAAGGGCAATCCCAGCTAAGTAACAGGATATTCGTTGGACGAGTGACAGAGGATATGACTGATGATGACTTGAGATCTTATTTCCGGCAGTTTGGTGAAGTCACTGATGTATTTGTTCCAAAACCATTTCGTCCTTTTGCATTTATTACTTTTGATGATGAAG ATGTGGCCGCAAGTTTATGTGGGGAAGATCATATTATAAATGGTGTAAGCGTATTTACAAGCTCTGCCGATCCAAAATCAAAATCCCCTGCACAGAATCAAGGTTTCAATAATAACATGGGTGCAAGTGGAGGGGGAGCCAGCGGTGGATTCTACAGTAGTGGCGGAGGTGGATTCGATGGTCGTAATCGACAAATGCGAGATCATGAAAGGGGAGGCTGGAACAGATCACATGGAGGGGGCAGTAATCCTATGGCTAGCAACA GTGACAGTGGTGGATCATTTGCAAGTAACAGTGCTCCTTCACCACCAAGTTTCCCTGGAATGCCAGGGAACCCCAATCAATTTAATATGAATCTCATGAATCCAGCAATGTTAGCAGCTGCGCTCGGATCTTGGAACCAAATGCTTAATGGAATGATGGGTGCCGGTGGACAAATGCCTGGCGGTGCCACACAGATGCCCATGCCGCCCATTCACGGTGTCACGTCACCAATGTCTGGTAGCGGCTCAAGTGGGAAAAAACAGGATGGGTCAGGGTATAGTGACAATTGGAATAACAATCGTGATAATTCTCAAAAGAATAATGGTAATTGGCAATATAATCCGTATGACATCTGA